The proteins below come from a single Chryseobacterium nepalense genomic window:
- a CDS encoding acyltransferase family protein, with protein MKRDLYIDFAKGLATLSIIFIHTAFWSGQFYIPAEVRVFSLVFDVALFYALSGITSGSNIEKTLYRLLKLQITYMIFVTFLFFMDYFFKIFGLNFFSLEWLKNFYSTFGSKYTINSISTSPQWENLGNWYLHQYTNADTFPVVMGSFWYLKVYFILTVFGVLILRFFPKHINWFIALCVVLTLLFNIFPEIYPDGQVGYVAFYLAIFLIGNRMKGKKIPGKMIPALYTLVAAALIWMFWYYGNEIFYKINRNKFPPKIPYIIWTMFSLVTLFVFYNRLKISAESFITYIGKNAIFFYFAQGISSSLVYFLVVPLKEKMPWWILMILIYIINVFLAFGISAVLKKVDSIGWNILEILRKKTAIK; from the coding sequence ATGAAAAGAGATCTCTATATTGATTTTGCAAAAGGGCTGGCAACACTCTCTATCATATTTATTCATACGGCATTTTGGTCCGGACAATTTTATATTCCGGCAGAAGTGAGAGTATTTTCTCTGGTTTTTGATGTTGCTTTATTTTATGCTTTAAGTGGAATAACCTCGGGCTCCAATATCGAAAAAACCCTTTACAGATTACTGAAACTACAGATCACATACATGATTTTCGTGACTTTTCTGTTTTTTATGGATTATTTCTTTAAAATTTTTGGCCTGAATTTTTTCTCTCTTGAATGGCTAAAGAACTTTTATTCCACCTTTGGATCGAAATATACAATTAATAGTATTTCAACATCGCCACAATGGGAAAATCTTGGAAATTGGTACCTGCATCAATATACCAATGCCGACACTTTCCCGGTAGTCATGGGAAGTTTCTGGTATCTGAAAGTATATTTTATTCTGACGGTTTTCGGAGTCTTGATTTTACGGTTTTTTCCTAAACATATCAATTGGTTTATCGCTCTATGTGTTGTTTTAACACTGCTGTTTAATATTTTTCCTGAAATATATCCGGACGGACAGGTAGGATACGTAGCATTTTATCTTGCAATTTTTCTGATCGGAAATAGAATGAAAGGCAAAAAAATACCTGGTAAAATGATTCCGGCTTTGTATACTTTGGTAGCTGCAGCGTTAATATGGATGTTTTGGTATTATGGAAATGAGATCTTTTATAAGATCAACAGAAATAAATTTCCACCTAAAATTCCGTACATTATCTGGACGATGTTTTCTCTGGTAACATTATTCGTATTTTATAACCGGTTAAAAATCTCAGCAGAAAGCTTTATAACATACATTGGTAAAAATGCCATCTTTTTTTATTTCGCCCAGGGAATAAGTTCTTCGCTCGTTTATTTTTTGGTAGTTCCCTTAAAAGAAAAAATGCCTTGGTGGATTCTAATGATATTAATTTATATCATTAATGTTTTTCTGGCATTTGGGATTTCAGCTGTATTAAAGAAAGTAGACAGCATTGGATGGAATATCCTGGAAATATTGCGAAAAAAAACTGCTATTAAATAG
- a CDS encoding metalloprotease, with the protein MKRNFNFRILAGAIAALSMSACNDDTLETPVQPEQQTESQRIEQPNALEKVCYYVDQNWSSSAVLLTSLQNSTDTNFMNSQMTKIASLWGRSNPTLRFVNDPSNYNSTYNAISYSTGKIYYGYAIYYDAKSKGGDIVNAMILAHEYGHQLQYIFGLPSVNESTARPNELEADGFAGYYLRRPNGYNQTSFTQIAAAYEFAQSIGDYQTNSPGHHGTPPQRRSAVRLGFLLGQYDLTASAFDYNFFYYYQGVLNGTYKTAKNAQYPELDAYMSQYLDELKKIQTGEISAEDFKNLK; encoded by the coding sequence ATGAAAAGAAACTTTAATTTCCGCATCCTGGCGGGAGCAATTGCTGCACTTTCTATGTCAGCATGTAACGACGACACACTGGAAACTCCGGTACAGCCAGAACAACAAACCGAAAGTCAAAGAATCGAACAACCCAATGCTTTAGAGAAAGTATGTTATTATGTAGACCAAAACTGGAGCTCATCTGCCGTTTTACTGACATCTTTACAGAATTCTACAGACACTAACTTCATGAATTCGCAAATGACAAAAATTGCGAGCCTTTGGGGAAGAAGCAATCCAACACTTCGTTTTGTAAACGATCCGTCGAATTATAATTCTACATATAATGCGATTTCGTATTCAACGGGTAAAATTTATTACGGATATGCCATTTATTATGATGCCAAATCCAAAGGCGGAGATATTGTTAACGCTATGATTTTAGCCCATGAATATGGACACCAGCTGCAATACATCTTCGGACTTCCTTCAGTAAACGAATCTACGGCAAGACCTAATGAACTGGAAGCAGACGGATTTGCAGGATATTATTTAAGAAGACCGAACGGTTATAACCAGACAAGTTTTACACAAATCGCAGCGGCCTATGAATTTGCACAAAGCATCGGAGATTACCAGACGAACAGTCCGGGTCATCACGGAACACCGCCACAAAGAAGATCTGCTGTACGTTTAGGTTTCCTTTTAGGACAATATGATCTTACCGCATCTGCATTTGATTATAATTTCTTTTACTATTATCAGGGCGTTTTAAACGGAACTTATAAAACTGCAAAAAATGCTCAATATCCTGAGCTTGATGCTTACATGAGCCAATATCTTGATGAATTGAAAAAAATTCAGACGGGAGAAATCTCTGCTGAAGATTTCAAAAATTTAAAGTAA
- the rpmA gene encoding 50S ribosomal protein L27, whose amino-acid sequence MAHKKGVGSSKNGRESHSKRLGVKIFGGQEAIAGNIIVRQRGTQHHPGANVGIGKDHTLFALVDGKVVFRKKANNRSFVSVEANA is encoded by the coding sequence ATGGCACATAAGAAAGGAGTTGGTAGTTCCAAAAACGGTAGAGAATCTCACTCTAAAAGATTAGGGGTAAAGATTTTCGGTGGTCAGGAAGCTATTGCCGGAAACATTATTGTTAGACAAAGAGGTACACAACACCACCCAGGTGCAAACGTGGGAATTGGTAAAGATCACACTTTGTTCGCTCTAGTAGACGGTAAAGTAGTTTTCAGAAAGAAAGCAAACAACAGATCTTTCGTATCTGTAGAAGCAAACGCATAA
- a CDS encoding bacteriocin-like protein encodes MKNLKKITRQDLKEVTGGIAPVKECLPCNIYCSIPEGERPPCNIVYIVAHCNGCKDYPAES; translated from the coding sequence ATGAAAAATTTAAAGAAAATCACAAGACAGGATCTTAAAGAAGTTACGGGAGGTATCGCTCCTGTAAAAGAATGTTTACCATGCAATATTTATTGCAGTATCCCGGAAGGAGAAAGGCCTCCGTGTAATATTGTTTATATTGTAGCACATTGCAACGGATGTAAAGATTATCCTGCTGAGTCCTAA
- a CDS encoding DUF5686 family protein, translated as MLINRPRYYPFLIFILLSHFVYAQNAASGKITDAKTNKEISGVDIFINESNKAALTTTSGNFAVQSDSIIYKLKFLRKNYALETVDVTPENANNIFVKLSQEKVSNIEEVVIHNEKPKYKNKKENPAYAIMQKVWARKRNNGLDKFDTYTYKEYEKIQFDANNLDSAFMKRKIFNKLEFIFDYKDSTASGKIGLPVFLNEAVYENYGENRPSKKTKRLLVAQKTSGFQDNQIVTLTAKNLYRDINIYDNTLNYFDIGFPSPVGETGFSTYDYNLIDTVSVRGENAFKIRYQPKRTEVLAFQGYLYIDTDSYAVLGATLKSTQKINVNFINGISTELEYDNPDENTFLPRKFVTEIEMTPFSKKKTAKSIVAKRSVDYSEYEFNKPLEDQVFKRKEEEYSDSFTDKDDAYWLKARPDSLSKSEQGIYDMLDKLQQTPKFNRIVKLYETLGSGYYNVKKLGIDIGPIFSVYGKNEVEGDRIRLGARTYFTRNDPWRVQFYTAYGFKDQQVKYGAEARFMFNRVNRFTVGAGTRRDILQLGVQLTNDDGIMARTFASSTIFARGENASLSSLNQTNVFTSIEPWKNFQIRLDGTMQSIKSANPDGFSLMYYKDGALRKTTNDSHFTLSLIARPGAKFSQTGIDRYEHGTLAPTIVLKYTKGVEGLFGSDFNYNKLQFLFYKPFLIGSWGKLQVNFEAGKNFDTVPLALQNVIPGNQSYSLAQNTFAQLNYYEFVADTYTTLHLEHHFNGKILSFIPLIKKLKLREIAFIRGAYGTLSDASKAINVEGFKYSAPTDHIYYEYGFGIENIGFGNLRIFRVDFNWRGNYLDRPDISTFGIKAGFQVNF; from the coding sequence ATGTTAATTAACAGACCGCGATATTATCCCTTTTTAATTTTTATCCTCCTTTCCCATTTTGTATATGCCCAAAATGCTGCCAGCGGAAAAATTACAGACGCCAAAACGAATAAAGAAATCAGCGGTGTCGATATCTTTATTAATGAAAGCAATAAGGCTGCATTAACAACAACTTCGGGAAACTTTGCCGTTCAGTCGGACAGCATTATTTACAAGCTGAAGTTTTTAAGAAAAAATTACGCTCTAGAAACCGTAGATGTTACTCCTGAGAATGCCAACAATATTTTTGTAAAACTTTCGCAGGAAAAAGTAAGCAACATCGAAGAAGTAGTGATCCACAACGAAAAACCGAAATATAAAAATAAAAAGGAAAACCCGGCGTATGCCATCATGCAGAAAGTCTGGGCCAGAAAAAGAAATAACGGATTGGATAAATTCGATACGTACACCTATAAAGAGTACGAAAAAATCCAGTTTGACGCAAACAACCTTGACAGCGCCTTTATGAAGAGAAAAATTTTCAATAAACTTGAATTTATTTTCGATTATAAAGATTCTACCGCCAGTGGTAAAATAGGACTTCCTGTATTTCTTAATGAAGCGGTGTATGAAAATTACGGCGAAAACAGACCTTCAAAAAAAACAAAAAGACTGTTGGTCGCACAAAAAACATCCGGGTTTCAGGACAACCAGATCGTAACACTTACCGCCAAAAACCTTTACCGGGATATTAATATCTATGATAATACTTTAAATTATTTCGATATCGGTTTTCCAAGTCCTGTGGGAGAAACAGGTTTCAGCACGTATGATTATAATTTAATTGACACCGTTTCCGTTCGCGGAGAAAATGCTTTTAAGATCAGGTATCAGCCGAAAAGAACGGAGGTTCTGGCTTTTCAGGGTTATCTGTATATTGATACAGACAGTTATGCCGTGCTGGGAGCCACTTTAAAATCCACCCAGAAAATCAATGTTAATTTCATCAACGGGATCTCTACCGAACTGGAGTATGATAATCCCGACGAAAATACTTTTTTACCGAGAAAATTTGTTACCGAAATTGAAATGACGCCGTTTTCCAAAAAGAAAACCGCAAAAAGCATTGTTGCCAAACGGTCGGTCGATTATTCCGAATATGAATTTAACAAACCTTTGGAAGATCAGGTTTTCAAACGAAAAGAAGAAGAATATTCTGATAGCTTCACAGACAAAGATGACGCCTACTGGCTTAAAGCAAGACCCGACTCTTTATCTAAATCCGAGCAGGGAATTTATGATATGCTTGATAAACTTCAGCAGACTCCGAAATTCAACAGAATCGTAAAGCTGTATGAAACGTTGGGTTCAGGATATTATAATGTAAAAAAATTAGGTATTGATATTGGTCCTATTTTCTCTGTTTACGGTAAAAATGAGGTAGAAGGAGACAGAATACGTTTGGGCGCAAGAACTTATTTCACAAGAAATGATCCGTGGAGGGTTCAGTTTTATACGGCTTACGGTTTCAAAGACCAGCAGGTAAAATACGGAGCCGAAGCAAGATTCATGTTCAACAGGGTAAACAGGTTTACCGTAGGAGCCGGAACCCGGAGAGATATACTTCAGCTAGGAGTACAGCTTACCAATGATGACGGGATTATGGCCAGGACTTTTGCCTCTTCAACCATTTTTGCAAGAGGAGAAAACGCATCTTTAAGCTCGCTTAATCAGACAAACGTCTTTACCTCAATCGAACCCTGGAAGAACTTCCAGATCAGGCTCGACGGAACGATGCAGAGCATTAAATCTGCCAATCCGGATGGTTTCAGCCTGATGTACTATAAAGATGGCGCTTTAAGGAAAACCACAAACGATTCGCACTTTACGCTTAGCCTGATCGCAAGACCGGGAGCGAAATTTTCCCAGACCGGGATCGATCGTTATGAGCATGGAACTCTGGCTCCGACCATTGTCTTAAAATACACGAAAGGAGTGGAAGGATTATTCGGATCTGATTTTAATTATAATAAACTACAGTTCCTTTTCTACAAGCCGTTTTTAATTGGCAGCTGGGGAAAACTGCAGGTCAACTTTGAAGCCGGAAAGAACTTCGACACTGTTCCTTTGGCGCTGCAGAATGTGATTCCCGGAAACCAGTCGTACAGTCTTGCACAGAATACTTTTGCACAGCTGAATTATTATGAATTTGTAGCAGACACTTACACAACACTACATCTGGAACATCATTTTAACGGTAAGATTCTTTCCTTTATTCCGTTAATTAAAAAACTGAAATTAAGAGAAATAGCCTTTATCAGAGGAGCATACGGTACATTGAGCGACGCTTCTAAAGCCATTAACGTGGAAGGCTTTAAATACTCTGCTCCTACTGATCATATTTATTACGAATATGGTTTCGGAATCGAGAATATAGGTTTTGGAAACCTGAGAATTTTCAGGGTAGACTTTAACTGGCGAGGAAATTATCTTGACCGACCTGATATTTCAACCTTTGGCATAAAAGCCGGATTCCAGGTAAACTTTTAA
- the rseP gene encoding RIP metalloprotease RseP, with protein sequence MEIAIKLFQFILSISILVLLHELGHFLPAKWFKTRAEKFFLFFDPWFSIFSMKKINGKWQYKFLSKNLPDTEIIEVNGEKKEVPIDISKLPDSDWRKHPEQTKYGIGWLPFGGYVKIAGMVDESMDIEQLKKPAQPWEFRSKPAWQRLIIMLGGVTVNFFLAWLIYTCLSLFNGETYTDLTKFNSGIGVTEAGKKMGFQNGDKIINIDGKPAERLENASINILLGDHVTVLRDGKETTFPINNDGVADVLKQKEAKLYILPRFPMIIDSLATPSAKASGLVKGDKVIAINGQPTQYFDEVGTVLNQNKGKTVQIEVLRNGNSETVSAAVDKNGKLGIKTAQKTLSNVTTNKKYSFGEAIPRGFVRTIEALTMQVKQFKIMFNSKIQGYKNVGGPIAIVKNMPVDKDANGNISVNWVAFWSFTAMFSVWLAFLNLIPIPGLDGGHVLFTLYEIIVGKPVPQKVLENAQMIGVIFLLGLMILIFGSDIFKIVAGKL encoded by the coding sequence ATGGAAATAGCAATCAAACTGTTTCAATTTATATTGAGCATTTCTATCTTAGTCCTTCTTCATGAGCTTGGGCATTTCTTACCCGCAAAGTGGTTCAAAACCAGAGCAGAGAAATTTTTCCTGTTTTTTGACCCGTGGTTCTCAATTTTTTCAATGAAAAAAATCAATGGAAAATGGCAGTATAAATTTCTTTCCAAAAACCTTCCGGATACCGAAATCATTGAAGTGAACGGCGAAAAGAAAGAAGTTCCCATCGATATATCAAAACTTCCGGACAGTGACTGGAGAAAACATCCCGAACAGACAAAATACGGTATCGGCTGGCTGCCTTTCGGAGGATATGTGAAAATTGCCGGAATGGTTGATGAAAGCATGGATATCGAACAACTGAAGAAGCCGGCACAGCCTTGGGAATTCAGATCGAAACCGGCATGGCAGAGACTGATTATCATGTTGGGAGGTGTTACCGTGAATTTTTTCCTAGCCTGGCTCATCTACACCTGCCTTTCTCTTTTTAATGGTGAAACATACACCGACCTTACGAAATTCAACAGCGGAATTGGCGTAACGGAAGCCGGGAAAAAAATGGGATTCCAGAATGGCGATAAAATCATAAACATCGACGGAAAACCTGCCGAAAGGCTGGAAAATGCTTCCATCAATATTTTATTGGGAGACCATGTAACCGTTTTAAGAGATGGAAAAGAAACCACTTTCCCGATTAATAATGACGGTGTTGCGGATGTTCTGAAGCAGAAAGAAGCGAAATTATACATCCTACCAAGATTCCCAATGATTATTGATTCATTGGCAACACCATCAGCAAAAGCTTCCGGACTGGTAAAAGGAGACAAAGTAATTGCTATTAACGGACAGCCAACGCAGTATTTTGATGAGGTAGGAACTGTTCTGAATCAAAATAAAGGAAAAACAGTACAAATTGAGGTTCTGAGAAACGGCAATTCTGAAACGGTTTCTGCAGCGGTTGATAAAAATGGTAAATTAGGAATAAAAACTGCTCAAAAGACCCTTTCGAATGTAACTACCAATAAAAAATATTCTTTCGGAGAAGCGATTCCAAGAGGTTTTGTAAGAACCATTGAAGCGCTTACGATGCAGGTAAAGCAGTTTAAAATCATGTTTAATTCAAAAATTCAGGGATATAAAAACGTGGGCGGCCCGATTGCCATCGTTAAAAATATGCCTGTTGACAAAGATGCGAACGGTAATATTTCTGTTAACTGGGTTGCATTCTGGAGTTTTACGGCCATGTTTTCGGTTTGGCTGGCTTTCCTGAATTTAATTCCGATTCCGGGGTTAGATGGTGGCCATGTGCTTTTTACTTTATATGAAATTATTGTTGGAAAACCGGTGCCTCAAAAAGTTCTTGAAAATGCCCAGATGATCGGTGTAATCTTCCTTTTAGGCTTAATGATCCTGATTTTCGGAAGCGATATATTCAAGATAGTTGCAGGAAAATTGTAA
- a CDS encoding DUF6646 family protein, with amino-acid sequence MKKLCFVLMLIFAGATASAQAWTGKGDQKINAGLSAWGYGTGITGTYDYGLNQLISVGAGINGYFSNYKDNDDDNRVFVFGRLNFHLKDALQLPEKLDIYPGIDVGVVGRDFGLGAHIGARYFFTERIGVFAEVGNNGSLGVSINL; translated from the coding sequence ATGAAGAAATTGTGTTTTGTGCTGATGCTTATTTTTGCAGGAGCAACTGCCAGTGCGCAGGCCTGGACAGGAAAAGGAGATCAGAAAATCAATGCAGGACTAAGCGCATGGGGCTACGGAACAGGAATTACAGGAACGTATGATTACGGACTGAACCAGCTTATTTCTGTAGGCGCCGGAATCAACGGCTATTTCAGTAATTACAAAGACAATGATGACGACAACCGTGTTTTCGTTTTTGGAAGACTGAACTTTCACTTGAAAGACGCACTGCAACTTCCCGAGAAACTGGATATCTATCCGGGAATTGATGTAGGCGTTGTAGGAAGAGATTTCGGACTGGGAGCACATATCGGAGCCAGGTATTTCTTTACGGAGAGAATCGGGGTTTTTGCGGAAGTCGGCAACAATGGCAGTCTTGGTGTTTCTATTAATTTATAA
- a CDS encoding nitrilase-related carbon-nitrogen hydrolase, producing MKITALNLDIVWKNKEKNFQLIKNELHLQEADLFLLPEMFSTGFCMDASEVADRNLESLAFLKEMAKNKNAAFCGSASVQEDGKFYNRMYFVHPEGNVDFYDKRHLFSFSGEDKVYTPGKKRIVVNYQGFRILLQVCYDLRFPVFARNNDDYDIILYVANWPEKRVDAWEHLLKARAIENLSFVFGLNRIGTDGNNLFYKESSHCFFADGKEISIKEGNLVTAELHLEELKDFRGHFQFLNDRDSFEIKL from the coding sequence ATGAAAATTACAGCACTGAATTTAGATATCGTCTGGAAAAATAAAGAAAAGAATTTTCAATTGATCAAAAATGAACTGCATCTTCAGGAAGCGGATCTTTTTCTTTTACCGGAAATGTTTTCTACAGGATTTTGTATGGATGCTTCAGAAGTGGCAGACAGGAATCTGGAATCTCTTGCATTCCTGAAAGAAATGGCAAAGAATAAAAATGCGGCTTTCTGCGGAAGTGCTTCTGTGCAAGAAGATGGTAAGTTTTACAACAGGATGTATTTTGTTCATCCGGAGGGAAATGTGGATTTTTACGACAAACGTCATCTTTTTTCCTTTTCGGGAGAGGATAAGGTTTATACGCCGGGAAAGAAACGGATTGTTGTTAATTATCAGGGTTTTAGGATCTTGCTGCAGGTCTGCTATGATCTCAGGTTTCCCGTTTTTGCAAGAAATAATGACGATTATGATATAATTTTGTATGTCGCCAACTGGCCTGAAAAAAGAGTGGACGCCTGGGAGCATCTGTTGAAAGCGAGGGCTATCGAAAATCTTTCCTTTGTTTTCGGGCTAAACAGGATCGGGACCGATGGAAATAATCTTTTCTATAAGGAAAGTTCCCATTGTTTTTTTGCTGACGGAAAGGAAATTTCTATAAAAGAAGGAAATCTTGTTACTGCAGAATTGCATTTAGAAGAATTAAAAGATTTCAGGGGCCATTTTCAGTTTTTAAATGACCGCGATTCTTTTGAAATTAAGTTATGA
- a CDS encoding thioredoxin family protein: MSQKFQEIINSERPVLIDFFATWCQPCKVQSSVLNTVKENVGESARIIKVDVDQYPALAAQYGVRGVPTLAVFKNGEMLWKESGVHDVNTLTQLLKQYA, translated from the coding sequence ATGTCACAAAAATTCCAGGAAATTATCAATTCTGAAAGACCTGTTTTAATAGATTTTTTTGCAACGTGGTGTCAGCCCTGCAAAGTACAGTCTTCGGTTCTTAATACCGTTAAAGAAAATGTAGGCGAAAGCGCGAGAATCATTAAGGTTGATGTAGATCAATATCCTGCTTTAGCAGCACAATATGGTGTGCGCGGCGTTCCTACGCTGGCCGTATTCAAAAACGGGGAAATGCTCTGGAAGGAGAGCGGCGTTCATGATGTGAATACGCTGACACAGCTTTTAAAACAATATGCTTAA
- a CDS encoding rhodanese-like domain-containing protein yields the protein MKSFYGFFIVLIFILNSCKTRSSATLPDKNIKDVVNSPNVVLVDVRVAEQYEEGSAKNAINIPLAELSENTQSLKGKKVVVFCNKGIQADQAMEILKKEGIEVYDGTTWKNVKAIQDEKPSKNTNLD from the coding sequence ATGAAAAGCTTCTACGGATTTTTTATTGTATTAATTTTTATATTGAACTCATGCAAAACACGCTCTTCTGCAACGCTTCCTGATAAAAATATCAAAGACGTGGTGAACAGCCCGAATGTAGTTCTTGTAGATGTAAGAGTTGCTGAACAGTATGAAGAAGGATCGGCAAAAAATGCGATTAACATTCCTTTAGCTGAACTATCTGAAAACACACAATCTCTGAAAGGAAAAAAAGTAGTTGTTTTCTGTAACAAAGGAATCCAGGCGGATCAGGCGATGGAAATCTTAAAGAAAGAAGGTATTGAAGTTTATGATGGTACAACGTGGAAAAATGTAAAAGCCATCCAGGACGAAAAACCTTCTAAAAACACTAATTTAGACTAA
- a CDS encoding MBL fold metallo-hydrolase, producing the protein MKVEQIYTGCLAQGAYYIVSENEAAIIDPLREVKPYLDRLEKDNVTLKYIFETHFHADFVSGHLDLSKATGAPIVYGPTAQPEFDAIIAEDNQIFEIGNVKIKVLHTPGHTMESSTYLLIDENGVETAIFTGDTLFLGDVGRPDLAQKATSLTQEDLAGILYESLQTKIMPLDNSITVYPAHGAGSACGKNMQKETVDLLGNQKKTNYALNQPDKESFVKEVLDGLTAPPKYFGMNVAMNKGGYESLDVVMNKGLTAIPAEDFEAYAEETGALILDTRNPAEFHKGFIPNSINIGLKGDFAPWVGALIVDVKHPLLLVVEKGTEEEAITRLSRVGFDHVVGYLKGGFESWKNNSKETDEIKRISPEEFAEQFDKTSKVIDVRKISEYSAEHIDNAYNRPLDEISEWINTIDDAEHFFLHCAGGYRSMIAASILNSHGIRNFTEVEGGFNGIKKTGKLPTSDFVCQSKTL; encoded by the coding sequence ATGAAAGTCGAACAAATATATACCGGATGTCTGGCTCAGGGTGCCTATTATATCGTATCCGAAAACGAGGCAGCTATTATTGATCCTTTAAGAGAAGTAAAGCCCTACCTTGATCGTCTGGAAAAAGACAATGTAACGCTAAAATATATTTTTGAAACCCATTTCCATGCAGATTTCGTTTCAGGCCATCTTGATCTGAGCAAAGCAACAGGCGCTCCTATCGTCTATGGGCCTACAGCGCAACCTGAATTTGACGCTATTATCGCGGAAGACAATCAGATTTTTGAGATCGGAAATGTAAAAATTAAAGTTCTCCATACGCCCGGCCACACGATGGAAAGCAGCACCTATCTCCTAATTGACGAAAACGGAGTGGAAACTGCTATTTTCACTGGTGACACTTTATTCCTCGGAGACGTTGGCAGACCTGATCTTGCACAGAAAGCAACCAGCCTCACCCAGGAAGATCTCGCAGGAATTCTATATGAAAGCCTTCAAACGAAAATTATGCCGCTTGATAACAGCATTACCGTATATCCTGCGCATGGAGCAGGTTCTGCCTGTGGAAAGAATATGCAGAAAGAAACCGTTGATCTATTAGGAAATCAGAAAAAAACAAATTACGCACTCAATCAGCCGGATAAGGAATCTTTTGTAAAGGAAGTTCTTGACGGGCTTACAGCACCTCCCAAATATTTCGGGATGAACGTTGCCATGAATAAAGGAGGTTATGAAAGCCTTGACGTAGTAATGAATAAAGGATTGACCGCAATTCCTGCTGAAGATTTCGAAGCATATGCCGAAGAAACCGGTGCCTTGATTTTAGATACGAGAAACCCGGCAGAGTTTCATAAAGGATTCATCCCTAATTCTATCAATATCGGACTGAAGGGAGATTTTGCACCTTGGGTGGGGGCATTAATTGTTGATGTAAAACATCCTTTATTATTGGTAGTAGAAAAAGGTACTGAGGAAGAAGCCATCACCAGATTAAGCAGAGTTGGATTTGACCATGTTGTAGGCTATCTGAAAGGAGGTTTCGAATCATGGAAGAACAACAGTAAAGAAACCGACGAAATAAAAAGAATTTCTCCGGAAGAATTTGCAGAGCAGTTTGATAAAACCTCTAAAGTGATCGATGTCCGTAAAATTTCGGAATATTCTGCCGAACATATTGACAACGCCTACAACAGGCCTCTGGATGAAATCAGTGAGTGGATAAATACCATTGATGATGCTGAACATTTTTTCCTGCATTGTGCGGGAGGCTACAGAAGCATGATCGCCGCAAGCATTCTTAATTCACACGGAATCAGGAATTTCACTGAAGTGGAAGGAGGTTTTAACGGAATTAAAAAAACAGGGAAGCTTCCTACTTCTGATTTTGTATGCCAGTCTAAAACCCTGTAA